A genome region from Hydrogenoanaerobacterium saccharovorans includes the following:
- a CDS encoding YhfX family PLP-dependent enzyme: MFLNTTIEKNRALVEFAFWAQRSGAILPDTYLLDLDTLEENAQLIQHEADAAGVSLYFMLKQIGRIPDVAKRLMEIGYSGAVCVDYREALTMMRAGVPLGHVGHLVQTPRAALEQILASHPQIMTVYSLEKAAEINAVCSKLGYIQPIMLRVLGKQDILYPGQYGGFALENMEATIAHLQTLKNIRIAGVCSFPCLLYNEERQDIVPTPNMQTVREGAAFLKKAGYQNLQLNMPSATCMHSIKLIAQNGGTHAEPGHGLTGTTPYHAVCSADEERPALVYVSEVSHNLGDKAYCYGGGHYRRGHLQHGLVGTSIDDARLMDVTPPTDESIDYHFELSENAHVSHAVVMSFRTQIFVTRSEVAIVSGISKGKPQICGVYSSLGEKLK, encoded by the coding sequence ATGTTTTTAAATACTACAATTGAAAAAAACCGCGCTCTTGTAGAGTTTGCTTTTTGGGCACAGCGCAGCGGCGCAATTTTACCCGACACCTATTTGCTGGATTTGGACACATTAGAAGAAAATGCACAATTGATTCAGCACGAAGCAGATGCTGCCGGAGTATCCCTTTACTTTATGCTAAAACAAATCGGAAGAATTCCCGATGTAGCAAAAAGGCTTATGGAAATTGGATACAGCGGTGCCGTGTGTGTTGATTACAGAGAAGCACTGACTATGATGCGGGCAGGTGTTCCGCTGGGGCATGTTGGGCATTTGGTACAAACACCTCGCGCCGCACTTGAGCAGATTCTGGCATCACATCCACAGATTATGACCGTCTATTCTTTGGAAAAAGCTGCAGAAATCAATGCAGTTTGCAGCAAACTGGGGTATATCCAGCCAATTATGCTGCGCGTTTTAGGTAAGCAGGATATACTTTACCCCGGGCAGTACGGCGGATTTGCACTGGAAAATATGGAGGCTACCATAGCACACCTGCAAACCTTAAAGAATATTCGCATTGCCGGAGTTTGTTCTTTTCCATGCCTTCTGTATAACGAAGAAAGGCAGGATATTGTGCCTACTCCTAATATGCAAACTGTCAGAGAAGGCGCGGCTTTTTTAAAGAAAGCAGGATACCAAAACCTACAGCTCAATATGCCATCCGCCACATGCATGCACAGTATCAAACTTATTGCTCAAAACGGAGGAACACATGCCGAACCGGGACATGGTTTGACAGGCACGACCCCCTATCATGCAGTTTGTAGTGCTGATGAAGAACGACCAGCATTGGTTTATGTCTCTGAAGTGAGCCATAATCTTGGTGATAAAGCTTATTGTTACGGGGGCGGTCATTATCGACGCGGCCATCTACAGCATGGGTTGGTGGGTACAAGTATTGATGATGCCCGCTTGATGGATGTTACTCCGCCAACCGATGAAAGCATAGACTATCATTTTGAACTGTCAGAGAACGCCCATGTATCCCATGCTGTGGTCATGAGTTTTCGCACGCAAATATTCGTTACACGCAGCGAAGTAGCTATTGTAAGCGGTATTTCCAAAGGAAAACCGCAAATATGCGGGGTCTATTCATCCTTAGGTGAAAAACTAAAATGA
- a CDS encoding HPr family phosphocarrier protein — translation MKQFEYTVVDELGLHARPAGLLVKKAMAWNSKITIKKEDKTADAKRLFAVMSLAVKKGETIAFVVDGEDESDAAQDLQAFCSSNL, via the coding sequence ATGAAACAGTTTGAATATACAGTTGTGGATGAATTAGGCTTGCATGCACGTCCGGCAGGTTTATTGGTTAAAAAAGCTATGGCATGGAATAGCAAAATTACGATTAAAAAAGAGGATAAAACGGCAGATGCCAAACGGTTATTTGCTGTGATGAGCCTTGCTGTTAAAAAAGGCGAAACCATTGCCTTCGTGGTTGATGGTGAGGACGAAAGTGACGCTGCGCAGGACTTACAAGCGTTTTGCAGCAGTAATTTGTAA
- the ptsP gene encoding phosphoenolpyruvate--protein phosphotransferase: MKEMHGIAASRGIAIGLYQALQIADVKIPYRIVENIQEEYQRFETARLNVIAKLNQVYTENVELLGENAEIFNIHAMMLEDLDYLDSIHNLILQDKCNAEHAVSVTSKKFSEIFSSMEDAYMNQRSADVIDISRQVIDVLMGTEKGLLYGTGKIVVGAEDLLPGHTMQMDKSRILAFITGKGSAVSHAAILAGSLGIPMVAGLGDNLECISDGELLIVDGTQGLVIADPDENTLQNYRSKLLAQQEILCNLQKFKNAQSITLDGRRVELCANIGNPDEIENALLNGAEGIGLMRSEFLYMNASSFPTEEQQFTIYKSMLERMQGKRVVVRTLDFGADKHVDYFELPKEANPALGYRAIRICLSQKDIFGPQIRALLRASVYGKLAIMFPMVISVDEVREIKAFVQEQKQQLIEAGIAVSDSLELGVMIETPAAALISDQLAQEVDFFSIGTNDLTQYTLAVDRMNEKIGHLFNTSHPAVLQLINLTIQNAHKNGIWVGICGEAAADTLLTPHFLSMGIDELSVSVPSILPVREVVCKLDLSQFQG; encoded by the coding sequence ATGAAAGAAATGCACGGGATTGCTGCGTCGCGCGGAATTGCTATCGGATTGTATCAGGCATTGCAAATAGCAGATGTAAAGATACCTTACAGAATAGTAGAAAACATACAGGAAGAATATCAGCGGTTTGAAACCGCAAGGCTGAATGTTATCGCCAAACTCAATCAAGTTTATACTGAAAATGTAGAATTATTGGGTGAGAATGCAGAGATTTTTAATATTCATGCTATGATGCTGGAAGATTTGGATTACCTGGACAGCATCCACAATTTGATTTTGCAGGATAAATGCAACGCGGAACATGCGGTTTCGGTTACATCCAAAAAGTTCTCAGAAATATTTTCGTCTATGGAAGATGCTTATATGAACCAACGCTCTGCAGATGTGATAGACATTTCTAGGCAGGTAATAGATGTATTAATGGGAACCGAAAAAGGCTTGCTTTACGGTACAGGCAAAATTGTGGTAGGCGCTGAAGATTTGCTACCCGGACACACCATGCAGATGGATAAAAGCCGAATACTCGCGTTTATCACCGGAAAAGGCTCTGCCGTTTCTCATGCTGCCATATTGGCAGGTTCTTTAGGAATCCCCATGGTAGCAGGCTTGGGAGATAACCTTGAGTGCATAAGTGATGGGGAGCTGCTAATTGTTGATGGCACACAAGGGTTGGTGATAGCAGATCCGGATGAAAATACACTACAGAATTACCGCAGCAAACTGCTAGCGCAGCAGGAGATTTTGTGTAATCTGCAAAAATTTAAGAATGCGCAAAGCATCACTTTGGATGGCCGCCGTGTGGAACTGTGTGCAAATATAGGCAACCCCGATGAGATAGAAAACGCATTGCTTAACGGCGCCGAGGGAATCGGGCTTATGCGCAGTGAATTCCTTTATATGAACGCATCCAGCTTTCCCACCGAAGAACAGCAGTTTACAATTTATAAATCAATGCTGGAGCGTATGCAAGGGAAACGCGTTGTTGTACGAACACTCGATTTTGGAGCAGACAAGCATGTGGATTACTTTGAACTGCCGAAAGAAGCCAACCCCGCATTGGGCTATCGCGCCATCCGTATTTGCCTTAGTCAAAAAGATATTTTTGGTCCGCAGATACGTGCACTTTTAAGGGCTTCTGTATATGGCAAACTTGCCATTATGTTCCCTATGGTTATTTCTGTTGATGAAGTGCGCGAAATTAAGGCTTTTGTTCAAGAGCAAAAGCAGCAGTTAATCGAAGCAGGTATTGCCGTAAGTGACAGCTTGGAACTGGGCGTTATGATAGAAACCCCTGCAGCCGCTTTAATTAGTGACCAATTAGCACAGGAAGTAGATTTTTTCAGCATCGGTACCAATGATTTGACTCAATATACATTGGCGGTGGATCGTATGAATGAAAAGATAGGGCATTTATTTAACACATCCCATCCGGCTGTTCTACAGCTTATCAATCTCACAATACAAAATGCGCATAAAAACGGTATATGGGTGGGCATCTGCGGAGAAGCAGCAGCTGACACCTTGCTTACCCCGCACTTTCTCTCGATGGGCATTGATGAATTATCGGTCAGCGTGCCATCCATTCTCCCCGTTCGAGAAGTAGTATGCAAACTGGATTTATCACAATTTCAAGGCTAA
- a CDS encoding PilZ domain-containing protein, with amino-acid sequence MLPISEKYAGSVCVLKSRSNDLLASGVIGKITSGYVDVIDVRGEMPLIAYNTLVKMNIYNSVLGFRVLIGRMYISAKNLARITDVTALSEFEKRLYFRVNAKEKAQLLISSEPAEQEPRMVEIELVDVSLNGMQFTTTEKFDVEDVVFPILQLPDGPTPFNCIIRRIIREGDESKIGYGCEFIGITDRQSDMLYKYILNKQNKQNKKKKKYR; translated from the coding sequence ATGCTGCCGATTTCTGAAAAATATGCAGGATCGGTTTGTGTCCTAAAATCTCGCAGCAACGATCTGCTGGCATCGGGTGTTATCGGCAAAATAACATCCGGTTACGTTGATGTGATTGATGTGAGAGGCGAAATGCCGCTGATTGCTTATAACACTTTGGTTAAAATGAATATTTACAACAGTGTTTTAGGCTTTAGGGTTCTGATAGGCAGAATGTACATATCTGCAAAAAACCTTGCACGCATTACCGATGTAACGGCTCTTTCAGAATTTGAAAAGCGCCTTTATTTTCGCGTAAATGCAAAAGAAAAGGCACAGCTGCTTATTTCGAGTGAGCCGGCAGAACAGGAACCACGCATGGTTGAAATAGAACTTGTGGATGTCAGCTTGAACGGGATGCAATTCACCACGACCGAAAAATTTGATGTAGAGGATGTGGTTTTTCCCATTTTGCAGTTGCCTGATGGTCCTACGCCTTTTAACTGTATTATTCGCAGGATAATCAGAGAAGGCGATGAAAGTAAAATAGGATATGGCTGCGAATTCATCGGTATTACCGACCGACAATCTGATATGCTTTACAAATATATACTCAACAAACAAAACAAGCAAAACAAAAAAAAGAAAAAATATCGATAA
- a CDS encoding phosphopentomutase produces the protein MGKFIVIVLDGFGIGTMPDVLQVRPQDMGANTCMHIFERKPNLSLPTLERLGLANIIGQETPNLKYSKTATFGKAQLMHDGADTFFGHQEIMGTRPEKPFGEPIKNKLELIMQTLQEHGYKVRLHAGVKEKLLVVEECLTVADNIECDPGQAFNITSALDDIEFSEVVKIGKLVRSVSVVPRVITFGGHGIHLDDILAAVEEHGEYIGVNAPASGVYNNDYHCVHLGYGVDPQVQIPTILGKAGVPVYLLGKVADVVINDYGTSYPMVDTRAVLEKTLELVHSVDSGFICTNVQETDLCGHRENVDAYAEKLQTADEVIGRILPELKKEDILIVMADHGNDPTIGHPHHTREMVPLMIYSGSSSPKNVGVRSTLSDVGATVADYFHQPKPQNGKSFLPLLRI, from the coding sequence ATGGGTAAATTCATAGTAATTGTTCTCGATGGCTTCGGCATTGGAACTATGCCGGACGTGCTGCAGGTACGCCCTCAGGATATGGGGGCAAATACTTGTATGCATATTTTTGAAAGAAAACCTAATTTAAGCCTGCCGACTTTAGAACGTTTAGGGCTTGCCAATATTATAGGGCAAGAAACACCAAACTTAAAATATAGTAAAACAGCCACGTTTGGCAAAGCACAGCTTATGCACGACGGCGCAGATACTTTTTTTGGGCACCAAGAAATTATGGGCACTCGCCCCGAAAAGCCTTTTGGCGAACCCATTAAAAATAAGCTTGAACTTATTATGCAAACTTTGCAGGAACACGGGTATAAAGTAAGGCTGCATGCAGGCGTAAAAGAAAAGCTGCTGGTAGTGGAAGAGTGCCTTACGGTAGCCGATAATATTGAATGTGACCCTGGGCAGGCGTTTAATATCACCTCTGCATTGGATGATATCGAGTTCAGCGAGGTTGTAAAGATAGGAAAACTAGTGCGTTCTGTATCTGTGGTGCCACGTGTAATCACTTTTGGCGGGCATGGCATCCATCTTGATGATATACTTGCCGCAGTTGAGGAACATGGCGAGTACATCGGCGTGAATGCACCTGCTTCGGGTGTTTACAACAACGATTACCACTGCGTACACCTCGGTTACGGAGTAGACCCACAAGTGCAAATACCTACCATTTTAGGCAAAGCAGGCGTCCCAGTTTATTTGCTTGGTAAAGTAGCCGATGTTGTAATAAACGATTACGGAACCAGCTACCCCATGGTGGATACTCGTGCCGTACTAGAAAAAACTTTGGAGCTTGTACATTCGGTGGATTCAGGGTTTATTTGCACCAATGTACAAGAAACCGATTTGTGCGGGCACCGAGAAAACGTAGATGCTTATGCTGAAAAGCTGCAGACTGCGGATGAAGTCATTGGTCGTATTCTACCTGAGCTTAAGAAAGAGGACATATTAATCGTGATGGCAGACCACGGAAATGACCCTACCATCGGTCATCCTCATCATACGCGAGAAATGGTACCGCTGATGATCTACAGCGGTAGCTCATCGCCTAAAAACGTGGGCGTTCGCAGTACACTCTCTGACGTAGGGGCAACCGTTGCCGACTATTTTCATCAACCAAAGCCGCAGAATGGCAAAAGCTTTTTACCTCTGCTGAGGATATAA